The following proteins are co-located in the Argopecten irradians isolate NY chromosome 9, Ai_NY, whole genome shotgun sequence genome:
- the LOC138330588 gene encoding uncharacterized protein: protein MGLNWKQVLQNFRFGTKTLDPEKEQSYTCPENSDIVVKFPAGTITTQENVFIQLEPVRESKVPLTEVRAYTDTVYIQHDQAFLKPVQVKIPLTRIEEVDLTSCELLCVHFEEDEISVNEDVKVELLPGNICSFETNQFPRNGVYVMKKTLRRSLKKNYARNQKATWNESSHYLRIPRKRIQTWHMDNSC, encoded by the exons ATGGG ACTAAATTGGAAACAAGTACTCCAGAACTTCAG ATTTGGGACAAAGACGTTGGATCCAGAAAAGGAACAGTCGTATACTTGTCCAGAAAATTCGGATATTGTTGTGAAGTTTCCCGCTGGAACAATAACGACACAAGAAAACGTGTTTATTCAG ttGGAACCAGTGAGGGAAAGTAAAGTTCCACTAACAGAGGTGAGGGCCTACACTGATACAGTTTATATCCAACATGACCAGGCCTTCCTGAAACCTGTACAGGTGAAAATCCCATTAACTAGGATAGAGGAGGTGGATTTAACATCATGCGAATTATTGTGTGTCCATTTTGAAGAGGATGAAATCTCTGTTAACGAAGATGTAAAAGTCGAACTTTTACCGGGAAACATTTGCAGCTTTGAAACGAATCAGTTTCCAAG aaacgGTGTGTACGTAATGAAGAAGACATTGCGAAGAagtctgaaaaaaaattatgcaaGAAATCAAAAGGCTACATGGAATGAGTCCTCACATTATCTCCGTATTCCTCGGAAAAGGATACAAACATGGCACATGGATAATTCATGCTGA